Part of the Candidatus Margulisiibacteriota bacterium genome is shown below.
TATAAGGATGGATATCCTATAGATTTAGATATTTTCAGAAAAGCATGTCCATCTTATAAGCATGTAGATGGCTCTCAAAATCAATTATTTTTTGTCCAAGATTTAACTTTTTTAAAAGAGAACAATCATATATTGCTTAAAAAGAAAGAATTTATGTATTACATGGTTATTAACACAGCATTACTTATGACCATTCATAAGTATTTTAAAGACAAATACGATGAATTTAAAAGTAGAAACAAGGGTATAGTGTTCGAGTTTGGACTTACCAATACTTTTATTCTTCCTTGGGAGATATTACAGAGGTTAAATATACCTTTTGACAAGGAATTATTTAGTAATTGTCTCGGATTAGTGATAGATAGACTAATGACAGATGATTATTTTTGCGGACTTGTTCCAAATGATTTTATGGATAAGTTTATAGAAGACCCAGATCTTAACAAAAACGATACTATCTACGGTAAAGAATGGAGAGGTATGTGCTTAGAGGAGTGGTTTAACCAAACATGCTATATTTGTCCCAAAAAGCCAATGATCTTATAGGAAAAAGATTACTAATAATCTTTCTTGATTTATCGTACTTTTAAGTATATTATACTACTAATGAGTATCAATAAAGAGGCGAAAGCAAGAATTAAAATAAATAATCTACTTCAGGAGTCTGAGTGGAGATTTTTTGATAATGAAAAAGGGAAAGCAAACATAACTCTTGAAAATAATGTTAAAATTGATGAATTGGGAGATGATTTTGAAAAAGTAAGTACCGGATTTATTGATTACCTCTTATTAGATGATAAGAATTTTCCCATATGTGTCTTAGAAGCAAAATCTGAAGACAAAGATCCTCTTGTTGGAAAAGAACAGGCTCGTCGATATGCTAATAGTCAGAATGTTCGCTTTGTTATACTTTCAAATGGAAACATTCATTACTTTTGGGATAAAGAACTTGGTAATCCTACAAGAATTTCAACTTTTCCAACTCTTGAAAGCTTGAAAGGTAATAAAGAATTTAATCCAAATACAGACAAACTTACAAGCGAAGAATTAAAAGATAATTATATTGCCTTAACACAAAACCCTTTTTATGAACAGGATCCACGCTGGTCTGATGAAGGGAAAAAACAAAACTTTATTACTGATACTGGTTTACATTTCTTACGTCAATATCAACTTGATGCGGTAAAGTCATTACAAAGAGCAGTTTCTGAAGGTAAGAATCGTTTTCTTTTTGAGATGGCAACTGGAACAGGTAAAACTCTTCTTGCTTCAGCTATTATTAAACTTTATCTTAAAACCGGCAACGCACGTCGAGTTTTATTTTTAGTTGATCGTTTAGAGCTTGAAAACCAAGCCGAAAAGGCTTTTAAAAATTACTTGCAACCAGATTATCGTGCTGTAATTTTTAAACAGAATAGAGATGATTGGCGTAAAGCTGAGGTTGTAATAACAACCATTCAGAGTATCTCTCATGATAATAAATACCTTAAGACTTTTACTCCTACTGATTTTGATTTAATAATTTCCGATGAAGCCCATCGTTCTATCTCTGGTAATAGTCGAACTATTTTCGAGTATTTTATTGGTCATAAATTAGGTTTAACTGCTACGCCAAAAGATTATCTTAAAAATCTTTCTCAAAAAGATATCGACGAAAGTGATCCAAGAGAAATGGAAAGACGTAATCTTTTATCTACTTATAAAACTTTTGGTTGTGATGGTAACGAGCCAACTTTTCGTTATACGCTTGTTGATGGTGCGAAGGATGGGTTTTTAGTTTTACCAACTGCTATAGATTGTCGTACCGAAATAACAACTAAACTTCTTTCTGATGAAGGTTACGCTGTGCAAGTAGAAACAGAAGAGGGCGAAGAGGAAGAGGTTATTTACAATCAAAGAGATTTTGAACGTCATTTCTTTTCAGAACAAACTAACTTTGAATTTGTCAAAGCATTCATGGATAA
Proteins encoded:
- a CDS encoding DEAD/DEAH box helicase family protein, translated to MSINKEAKARIKINNLLQESEWRFFDNEKGKANITLENNVKIDELGDDFEKVSTGFIDYLLLDDKNFPICVLEAKSEDKDPLVGKEQARRYANSQNVRFVILSNGNIHYFWDKELGNPTRISTFPTLESLKGNKEFNPNTDKLTSEELKDNYIALTQNPFYEQDPRWSDEGKKQNFITDTGLHFLRQYQLDAVKSLQRAVSEGKNRFLFEMATGTGKTLLASAIIKLYLKTGNARRVLFLVDRLELENQAEKAFKNYLQPDYRAVIFKQNRDDWRKAEVVITTIQSISHDNKYLKTFTPTDFDLIISDEAHRSISGNSRTIFEYFIGHKLGLTATPKDYLKNLSQKDIDESDPREMERRNLLSTYKTFGCDGNEPTFRYTLVDGAKDGFLVLPTAIDCRTEITTKLLSDEGYAVQVETEEGEEEEVIYNQRDFERHFFSEQTNFEFVKAFMDNAQRDPITKEIGKTIVFCVSRKHASKITQILNDFAMKMFPGKYNSDFAIQITSDIPNAQNMTTNFANNKLSGLSKFLDGYKTSKTRVCVTVGMMTTGYDCQDLINLCLMRPIFSPTDFVQIKGRGTRTYVFKHSDGDDQIKEKKENYKLFDFFANCEYFQEKYPYDEIIKLPPRGKGGGGDGGGIPSHIDPTLINIPDPLKMMEVMNFEGNIMRVDKELYVSRFESTIKEAACKDIEFKGAVDSGDYEQMEQYVKENIFNKPDDYFTMDRVRQGYKADRHITLWEILDKIFGRISRFKSKDELAQEEFDKYLVNSDISPEVYYEVREFFRNYLIDEDFRLAVNQKRFNEYAGNPAMLEVFQKLG